One Ranitomeya imitator isolate aRanImi1 chromosome 1, aRanImi1.pri, whole genome shotgun sequence DNA window includes the following coding sequences:
- the CIPC gene encoding CLOCK-interacting pacemaker codes for MENLDPGSTSQEKPRPCRRTAQVDQPRNAIPAAPESDKDSGYSDVASECLSSVEPTDTEECVPSSLHWSTTRPLSHHPPLLVLKNLLVDQGSGPDPHIQSWAGHPSFQLLPTSSQILVLPPSIPSTKSQPICRKYLPILNSYTKIAPHPCQLSSNVTHPNTNKRAANPSHHIQAKRLASGLQRFTAKGNAASAVPKSHVQKSVVLSDEVSCCELDLTTPPKGTNDTASRVRGDPHTVSSYSISRSEDGTLPAHQQQNKSRRFHNTLDVLRRSGLLSIAMKTKELARLNQATQVELERLQEQVAIYSKAVFSNNPDDWQLLHNSLAGSHMLVGEIDM; via the exons ATGGAGAACCTGGATCCGGGCTCCACCAGTCAAGAGAAGCCAAGACCGTGCCGTAGAACAGCGCAAGTGGATCAGCCCAGAAACGCCATTCCTGCAGCTCCAGAATCGGATAAAGACTCGGGTTACTCAG ATGTTGCATCTGAGTGCCTGAGTTCTGTGGAGCCGACCGACACAGAGGAGTGTGTCCCATCATCATTGCACTGGAGCACGACGCGTCCTCTGTCCCACCATCCTCCTCTGCTGGTCCTGAAGAATTTGCTAGTTGATCAG GGGTCCGGACCTGACCCTCATATCCAGTCATGGGCCGGACATCCGTCTTTTCAGTTGCTCCCAACTTCTTCACAAATCCTGGTTTTGCCCCCATCAATACCTTCTACGAAGTCTCAGCCTATCTGTAGAAAGTACCTGCCGATCCTGAACTCTTACACCAAGATCGCCCCGCATCCATGTCAACTTTCCTCCAATGTAACCCATCCAAACACCAACAAGAGGGCGGCTAATCCGTCCCACCACATCCAGGCCAAGAGGCTAGCCTCAGGATTACAGCGTTTCACAGCTAAAGGAAATGCAGCATCCGCTGTCCCCAAGAGCCACGTACAGAAGTCTGTAGTGCTGAGCGATGAAGTGTCATGTTGTGAGCTGGATCTAACAACTCCACCAAAAGGCACCAATGATACTGCGAGCAGAGTTAGAGGAGACCCCCACACAGTGTCCTCATACAGTATCTCACGTAGTGAAGATGGGACGCTGCCTGCACACCAGCAACAGAACAAAAGCCGACGATTTCACAACACACTGGATGTTTTACGCCGCTCCGGATTGTTGAGCATTGCCATGAAAACGAAAGAACTGGCCCGACTCAACCAGGCCACGCAGGTGGAGCTGGAGAGACTGCAGGAGCAGGTGGCCATCTACTCCAAGGCTGTCTTCAGCAATAACCCCGACGACTGGCAGCTGTTACACAACTCACTGGCGGGAAGTCACATGCTAGTCGGAGAGATTGACATGTGA